The Acidobacteriota bacterium genomic sequence TCAGGCGAAAAATCGCCTCTATCGGGCATGGTAGCCGGATTCGACGGTAATGCCTGCGGCTTTTTAAACCACAGGCATTCAAGTTGCGCGACCTTTTCATCAATCGTCATGCGTGAAAGCAAATCTGCAACCCGCTGTTCAATCGGCAAACCGGCATTGCGATAGGCTGGCGGGTTGCTTTGCAGGTGTGCCGCGCGGGTCGGCAAGAGTCCGACGAAAAGTGACAAGATAGTTAAGCTGAAAACCAGAAAACGACAGTGATTTTTGTGAATCGAAATAGAGAGCAATTTGCTTAATCGCATAGTTTTGACCTGTGAGTTGGGATTGACTGAACAGAAAGGTATTTCGGGTTTGCCGGAACCTGAACCGGTGTTACAAAAGGGAAGCGACACGAAATCAGCTACTGTAGCTGGTTTCGTGTCGCAAGGAATTTCTGATTTAACGCACGCCGAGCAGAATGTCTATCGTCAGTTGGTCGAGCCGCTCGTACTGCAAGCCTTTCGCGGAAAGCGCAGTTCTGTCGAAAGTTTGTGCCAGAAGCCTGGCGCTGCCATCTTTGGAAAACTTGCCGAACGCCGGTTGCGCATTCGGTTCATTGATTTCCGCAAGCAAGGCTTTGATTTCCGGGTCGGCATTCCAACGCGCCGCTTTGTCTTTCAAAATCAAATAGGTTCGCATACAGCCGCGCGCGAAATCCTTGACGCCCTGGTAATCTTCCGTGCGATAGGCGTGGGCGTCGAAATGGCGCGAGCCTTCATAGCCCACATCTTCTAAAAATTTCACCAGCCAGAAAGCCGCTTTGGGATTTGCCGAACCGAAGCGCAAATCCTGGTCGTAGCGTCCGGGTATCTGGTCATTGAGGTCTATATGAAAAAGTTTACCGGCTTCCCAGGCTTGCGCCACGGCGTGCGTCATATTGAGTCCTGCCATGTGTTCGTGCGCGACTTCCGGGTTGACGCCAACCAGTTCGGGATGGGCAAGCGTCGGAATCAAGGCAAGGTAAGCGCCGGTCGAGGCGAAATAGATGTCGGCGCGCGGTTCATTGGGTTTGGCTTCGAGTGCCAGGCGATAATCATAACCTTTATCAATCGAGTATTCGCAAAGGTAATTGAGCGCCTCGCGAAACCGTTTGATGGCATCATCGGCGCGACGGCAGCCATCGGTTTCAACGCCCTCGCGCCCGCCCCATAAAACAAATATTTTGGCGCCGAATTCGGCTCCGAGGTCCATCGCCCGCAGGGTTTTTTGCAACGCATAAGCGCGAACCTGCGGGTCGTTGGCGGTAAACGCGCCATCGCGAAAGACGGGTTCGTAAAACAGATTGACGGTTGCCATCGGCACTTTGAGTCCGGTGCTCTCTAAAGCGGCGCGAAAATCGCGAACAATCTGGTCGCGTTCGGCAGGCGTGGCGTCGATGGGCACTAAATCATTATCGTGAAAATTGACTCCCATGGCGCCGATTTCGGCAAGCAGGTGAACGATGTCAACCGGCGGCAGTGACGGGCGAACCGCTTCGCCGAAGGGGTCGCGTCCGCGATTGCCAACTGTCCAAAGTCCGAAGGTGAAGTGATGTTCAGGACGAGGCGTGAACTGATCTGTCATAGACTCTCCTTACTCTCTCGCGAAACCGTCAATGCCAGCATTTTATTGATTGTTCTTTGGCACTTGAGAATATCTTGCAGATTATTTTAATTAGTTGGTTTTGTCAACTAACTAATTTATAATCCCTGAGAATTTGGCGAACGATGAAAACAAGCTTCATAATACAACAAGTTTATGGTAGACGTTCAGGCTACAAAAAACTTAATGCCCTCAACAACCGTAACTAAAAACTGTAAATCAGTAAACCGGTCTTAGACTCATTGAGCCGTACGGGAAATCAAAGCGCGGGCAAGGGAACAAACGACATGAAATCTTACCTAAAAGCTGCGAGAGAAATCACTCGCGGGGTGTTCGCTGATAATTTTCAAACTGGTAATCAAGGGTTGCTACGACAAAAAAATCTTTCAGGGATTATGCATCATCTGCATGACAAAGCGCCGATTTCGCGCGCCGACCTTGCCAAAATGACCGGACTGAATAAAACCACGGTGTCGAGTTTGATAACCGAATTGATGGATAACCATTTCGTTCAGGAAATCGGCATCAGTTCTCCCAAAGGCATCGGGCGACGCTCGGTGATGCTCGACATCAATCCGGCTCGCGGTGCGATTGTGAGCGCCGAACTTGGCGGCGATTTTCTCTCGGCAGTCACGACAGATTTTGCTACCGAAATCATCTGGAAAAAACGCGAAAGCATCAGCCCGACGCTCAGCCAAACCGCCATTCTTGAACGCCTGCTCAAACTCTTAAAAGAAGCCATCGCCATTGGCAATAAAAAAGGTTACCCGCTGCTTGGTCTGGCGCTCGGGGTTCCCGGATTGGTTGATGGGCAAAGCGGCAATTTACTCTTTGCGCCCAATCTCGGCTGGAAGGATGTGCCGCTCAGGGATTGGCTGCGCAAATCATTCGACACCCGGATTATTGTGGAAAATGAAGCGACGCTGGCGGCGCTCGGTGAACAATATTTCGGCGCGGCAGAAGGCTACAGCGAAGTGCTGTACGTCAGCGCCGGCGTGGGACTTGGCGGCGGCATGGTTATCGAAGGTCATTTGTATAACGGCGCATCGGGGTTTGCAGGCGAATTCGGTCATATGACCATGAACCCGGAAGGCGAATCCTGTATGTGTGGCAATCGCGGTTGCTGGGAAACTCAGGTGTCGCAATTTGCGCTCTTTCGTTATATCAAAGAAGCGATTAAAGCCGGTTCGACGAGTTCGCTGCCGGCGCAAACCAAAGGCAAACTCGACCATTTAACTGTCGAGATGGTGGTTGACGCAGCGCGCAGAGGCGACCGGGCGGCGCTTGTGGCGCTCGATAAAGTCGGCAAATATCTCGGCACCGGCATCGCTTCGCTAATCAATGTGCTCAATCCCAGCCTGGTGGTTTTTGGCGGCATTCTCAGTCTCGCGGGTGAATTTTTGCTGCCGCGCATCAATGAGGAATTGCACAAACGCGCTTTACATTGGACGGAAGAGAAAGTCAAACTGGTGGTCGCCAAATACGGTTTCGATGCCACCGTGATGGGCGGCGTGGCGCGCGTCTATCGCGCCGTGTTAGCCAATCCCCCAATATTGGAAAGAGCTTTGTAAGCGAAAGCGAATCACTCTCATGGGTAAAAGTTTTTTGGGAATTCTCGGCGGTTTATTATTGATTTGTGCATTGGCGAGTTCCAGCACCGCGCAAAACTGGACGCTCACCTGGGCGGATGAATTTGACGGCGAAACGGGCACCGCGCCCAATTCGGCGAAGTGGGGCTATGACATAGGCGGCAACGGGTGGGGCAACAATGAATTGCAGTATTACACCAACCGTCTGGCAAATGCCTATCTTGATGGGCAAGGCAATCTGGTTATCAAAACCCTCAAAGAACGCTACACCGGCGCGGACGGCGTGACGCGCGAATACACCTCGGCGCGATTGCTGACGAAAGGCAAATTCGAGCAACGCTACGGCAAATTTGAAGCGCGCATTAAAGTGCCTTATGGACAAGGCATCTGGCCGGCATTCTGGATGCTTGGCAATGACCTTGATGCGAACGGTTGGCCGCGTTGCGGTGAAATTGACATTATGGAAAACATCGGCAAGGAGCCATCCATCAATCACGGCTCTTTGCACGGCCCGGGTTATTCGGGCGCCAATCCCCTGACAGGCATTTACACCCTTGCAGGCGGGCAAAAATTTTCCGATGACTTTCACACTTTCGCGGTCGAATGGTTTCCCACGACGATTCGTTTTTACGTAGATGGCAATCTCTATCATACGAAAACCGCCAATGATGTTGCGGCAGGCAATCGCTGGGTATTTGACCATCCGTTCTTCATGATTTTGAACATCGCCATCGGCGGCAATTTTCCCGGCAACCCCGACGACACCACGGTTTTTCCGCAATCAATGACGGTCGATTATGTGCGCGTTTATGCGGACAGCGACAGCACGCGCCCGAAAATCATCAATGTGACGGTTAAAAAAAAAGACCTGCGCGTAAGCGGTGAAAATTTCGACAGCGGCGCAAAGATTTTCATGAATGATGAACAACAGAAGACCTTGTATGACGAACAAAACGCCAACCTGTTAATCGGCAAGAAACTGGCAAAGAAAATCTCTCCGGGGCAAACCGTGATATTGCAAGTGCGGAACGCGGACGGTACACTTTCAGAAGCCTTTAACTACACGCGCCCTTGAAAAAGGAGTCGATATGAAAGCCCAACTCAGCTTTCACGTTTTCATTTTCGCTATTTGCATAATCGCTATGGCGACACCTGTTCAGGCGCAGCGAATCCCCGGTCAAAACGGCGTGCCTTATTCTGATACCGGGTCAGCAACGATTTCGGGTCGCCTGGTGCTGGCGACCGGCGTAACCATGAGCGCCAGCGTCAAAATCATTCTCAGTAAACCTGAAGCCCCGCTGGTGACGCTTTACACCAATAAAACCGGCGAATTTAATTTCACTAATCTGCTCGAAGGCAATTATGTAGTGCAGGCCATCGGTGATGAAAAAATTTATGAACCGGTCACTCGACGAATCCATTTAAACCCTGGCGAACAGGCTTTTGTCATTATCACGTTGGCGGAAAAAAATGCGCCTACCGTAAAAGAGAAACGCGGGGAAGTCGTATCGGCAAAAGTTGCTGACAGCGCGATTCCACTGGCTGCCAGAAAAGCTTATGATCTGGGAATCAAGAGCGTAAAGAAAAATGCCGCGCCGGAGGCGATTGCCTATTTCAAAGAAGCGATTGCGCTTTATGAGAATTATCTGGCGGCGCGTAATGACCTCGGTGTGCAATACCTCAAGCTCAAACGTTTCGACGAAGCCGCCGAACAGTTCGATGCCATACTGGAACAAGACCCGAAATTCTTTAGCGCCCGTTTAAATTTAGGCATTGTGCGGGTCGAACAGAAACGCTATGCGGAAGCGATTGACCATCTGAGTCAGGCGATTGCTGCCAATAGCGCGAATGCAGCGGCGCATCTTTTTTTAGGCATTGCCGCGCTCGATATAGATGATTTGCCGGTGGCGGAAAAAGAGTTGGTGCGGGCATTGCTTTTAGGCGGCAATGAGTTTGCCATTGCCCATTATTATTTCGCGCATATCTATTTAAAAACCGGCAGACGCGAAGAAGCGGCGCGGGAGTTGAAATTGTATCTTGCCGTCACGCCTGTGGGTGAAACCGCGACGCATGCGAAAGAGATGCTCGATAAATTGAATGCCAACTGAACTCCGTCCGTTTTTTATTCCTGAACTCATCAAGATAAATAGGGGATTCGGTTCTCTTTCAGCAAGTCAGTGGCTCACGACCGGAAGATGAAATTTTATCCCCGGATTGAGCAAAAAAAAACGGGTCGGGCAAATGCGCTTCGCCAGCTTTTCGGCTCCGTCGGTCTCATCCAAATGGACAATTTTTTCGGGCAAGCGCGCTTGCAACCAACGAAACCGTTAGCATTCGGTCAACGAGTAACGATTTTTTCAAGCTTGTTTTTACTCTTCGTTGACACGCTTCTAAGCGTTGCCTATTCTTGAATATCTGAAAAATATTCAGGATTCAATGAACACCTCAGTGAAAGGAAAATCTAAATGTCGAGTGAAGCCAATGCCGCGAAGGCTGGTCTCGAAGGCATTGTCGCCGCTTCATCAGTTATCAGCACGGTTGATGGATTAATCGGAAAACTGATTTACAGCGGTTACAACATTCACGACCTCGCACAACGCTCAACCTTTGAAGAAGTCATCTATCTGCTCTGGAACACCAAACTCCCTACCGCACCCGAACTCGAAGAACTCACATCACAACTCAAAAAAGAAGCGGCGCTTCCCCGTGAGATTGTTGATTTGATTCGTTCACTTCCCGCAGGCATCAACCCGATGGATATGTTGCGCACGGTGGTCTCTGCCTTGGCGCTTTACGATTCTGACGGGCAGGATATGTCGCGCGAAGCCAATCTGCGCAAAGCCATTCGCCTGACCGCGAAATTTCCGACCATCGTCACCACCTTTCAACGTTTGCGTAACGGCTTGGAACCGGTTGCGCCACGCGAAGATTTATCGGTGGCGGGCAATTTCCTCTACACCTTGAACGGCACTCAGCCTGATGACGTGGCAACGCGCACCATGGATGTCGCGTTCATCCTGCACGCCGACCACGAATTGAATGCCTCGACCTTTGCAGCGCGCGTCACGGCGGCGACGCTTTCGGATATGTATTCGGCAGTGGTTTCGGCAATCGGCACCCTCAAAGGTCCTTTGCATGGCGGCGCAAACGAAGGGGTGATTAAAAACCTTCTGGAAATCGGCACGGTCGATAACGTCGAAGCCTGGACATTGAATGCTTTCGCCCAAAAGAAAAAAATCATGGGCTTCGGGCATCGCGTCTATAAAACCACAGACCCGCGCGCCACACATTTGAAGAAGATGTCGGGCGAACTCGCGCAACAGACCGGCGAATCGCGTTGGTATGAAATGTCGCGCAAGATGGAAGAAGTGGTGATGCGCGAAAAAGGGCTTTATGCCAATGTCGATTTTTATTCGGCGTCGACCTATTATTCGCTTGGCATTCCGACCGATTTGTTCACCCCGATTTTTGCTTGCAGTCGGATTTCGGGCTGGACGGCGCACATCCTTGAACAATACGCGAGTAATCGTTTGATTCGTCCGCGCGCCGAATACGTCGGGGCAATGGATTTGACCTATACGCCGATTGACGAGCGCGGTTAATCGAATTAAAACGCTTTTGGAAGATTCAACAGTCACGTCGTAAAACCGGCGTGGCTGTTTTTATTTTTACGGGTTGGAATAAAATCGCCCGTCGCAGGCATTTAATCAACGGGGATTCCCTTCGGCAAAATTCAATGCAGGAAGCCAAAGCCAACACCACTGAATTTTGTCGCTTAAAAGGTTGAAGCCCACACCCCAACAATATCTGAAATTCATTTTGGAGAAAGGTCATGTTGAAAATAATCAAAACAGGCACGCTCACGCTGTTGCTGGCGCTCATTGCATTCGCAGAAACGCCAAAGGTAGGTGATCGCGCGCCTGAATTTAATTTACCTGCGCACACCGGCAAACCGGTGGCGCTTAAAGATTACGCGGGAAAATCCAATCTCGTGCTGGTTTTTTATAGAGGTTACTGGTGACCTTATTGTCGAAAACAACTAGCCAGTTTGGCTACCAATTATGAGAAATTCAAAAGCGCAGGCGCAGACGTGCTTGCCATCAGCGTTGACTCACCCGATAAAAGCCAGAAGATGGCAGAACAGCTTAAAATCCCTTACCCGATTCTTTCAGACGAAGGGCACAAAATCATCGACACTTATTCGATTCTCGACCCCGGCGGAAAAATTTCCACCGCCGCCGTATTCATATTAGACAAGCGTGGCATCGTGCGCTGGTCATATGTGGCGAGTGATTACAAAGTGCGACCGCTAGATGACACCTTGCTTGAGGAATTGAAAAAAATTAAATAGCCGGTGTCGAAACACCAAAGCCGTATTTCACAAAGCCTTTTCAAGCAGCGCGCTTAACGGTTCAAAGCGTTGTAAGGTATGCATTGAATCAAGTGCGGCACGGGCGGCGGGCGCAATGTATGAAACATAGATTTCATTTTTCATCACCGCCGCCTGATAGGCATAAGTGCCGATGGCTTTGACCATGCGTTGCACGGTCATCAGGTGCAACTCTTCGCGAAACGCCTCAAGGCTTGCGAGCGGCTGGCTCGAGCTTGATTTCAAATCAATAAAATAGTCGAGCATGTCGTTCTTTATCGCTTCATCAATTGCCGCGTAAGGGTCGCTCAGAAATGATGCGACATCGTAACTCGCAGGACCCATGCGCGCATCCTGATGGTCAATGATAAACATCTCGCCGTCCTTCATCATCAGGTTGCGCGTATGATAATCGCGATGAGTGAGCACCCGTGGACGCGCCGCAAGGTCTGCGCAGAGGGTTTTAAAATCCTGTTGAATCGCCATTGATGTTGCGGCATCGAGTTTCAGGTTCAAATACTTGTTGACGAAATTAACAAAGAAAAATCCCAATTCCCATTTCAA encodes the following:
- a CDS encoding citrate synthase; amino-acid sequence: MSSEANAAKAGLEGIVAASSVISTVDGLIGKLIYSGYNIHDLAQRSTFEEVIYLLWNTKLPTAPELEELTSQLKKEAALPREIVDLIRSLPAGINPMDMLRTVVSALALYDSDGQDMSREANLRKAIRLTAKFPTIVTTFQRLRNGLEPVAPREDLSVAGNFLYTLNGTQPDDVATRTMDVAFILHADHELNASTFAARVTAATLSDMYSAVVSAIGTLKGPLHGGANEGVIKNLLEIGTVDNVEAWTLNAFAQKKKIMGFGHRVYKTTDPRATHLKKMSGELAQQTGESRWYEMSRKMEEVVMREKGLYANVDFYSASTYYSLGIPTDLFTPIFACSRISGWTAHILEQYASNRLIRPRAEYVGAMDLTYTPIDERG
- the xylA gene encoding xylose isomerase, with product MTDQFTPRPEHHFTFGLWTVGNRGRDPFGEAVRPSLPPVDIVHLLAEIGAMGVNFHDNDLVPIDATPAERDQIVRDFRAALESTGLKVPMATVNLFYEPVFRDGAFTANDPQVRAYALQKTLRAMDLGAEFGAKIFVLWGGREGVETDGCRRADDAIKRFREALNYLCEYSIDKGYDYRLALEAKPNEPRADIYFASTGAYLALIPTLAHPELVGVNPEVAHEHMAGLNMTHAVAQAWEAGKLFHIDLNDQIPGRYDQDLRFGSANPKAAFWLVKFLEDVGYEGSRHFDAHAYRTEDYQGVKDFARGCMRTYLILKDKAARWNADPEIKALLAEINEPNAQPAFGKFSKDGSARLLAQTFDRTALSAKGLQYERLDQLTIDILLGVR
- a CDS encoding tetratricopeptide repeat protein produces the protein MATPVQAQRIPGQNGVPYSDTGSATISGRLVLATGVTMSASVKIILSKPEAPLVTLYTNKTGEFNFTNLLEGNYVVQAIGDEKIYEPVTRRIHLNPGEQAFVIITLAEKNAPTVKEKRGEVVSAKVADSAIPLAARKAYDLGIKSVKKNAAPEAIAYFKEAIALYENYLAARNDLGVQYLKLKRFDEAAEQFDAILEQDPKFFSARLNLGIVRVEQKRYAEAIDHLSQAIAANSANAAAHLFLGIAALDIDDLPVAEKELVRALLLGGNEFAIAHYYFAHIYLKTGRREEAARELKLYLAVTPVGETATHAKEMLDKLNAN
- a CDS encoding glycoside hydrolase family 16 protein, which produces MGKSFLGILGGLLLICALASSSTAQNWTLTWADEFDGETGTAPNSAKWGYDIGGNGWGNNELQYYTNRLANAYLDGQGNLVIKTLKERYTGADGVTREYTSARLLTKGKFEQRYGKFEARIKVPYGQGIWPAFWMLGNDLDANGWPRCGEIDIMENIGKEPSINHGSLHGPGYSGANPLTGIYTLAGGQKFSDDFHTFAVEWFPTTIRFYVDGNLYHTKTANDVAAGNRWVFDHPFFMILNIAIGGNFPGNPDDTTVFPQSMTVDYVRVYADSDSTRPKIINVTVKKKDLRVSGENFDSGAKIFMNDEQQKTLYDEQNANLLIGKKLAKKISPGQTVILQVRNADGTLSEAFNYTRP
- a CDS encoding ROK family transcriptional regulator is translated as MKSYLKAAREITRGVFADNFQTGNQGLLRQKNLSGIMHHLHDKAPISRADLAKMTGLNKTTVSSLITELMDNHFVQEIGISSPKGIGRRSVMLDINPARGAIVSAELGGDFLSAVTTDFATEIIWKKRESISPTLSQTAILERLLKLLKEAIAIGNKKGYPLLGLALGVPGLVDGQSGNLLFAPNLGWKDVPLRDWLRKSFDTRIIVENEATLAALGEQYFGAAEGYSEVLYVSAGVGLGGGMVIEGHLYNGASGFAGEFGHMTMNPEGESCMCGNRGCWETQVSQFALFRYIKEAIKAGSTSSLPAQTKGKLDHLTVEMVVDAARRGDRAALVALDKVGKYLGTGIASLINVLNPSLVVFGGILSLAGEFLLPRINEELHKRALHWTEEKVKLVVAKYGFDATVMGGVARVYRAVLANPPILERAL
- a CDS encoding peroxiredoxin family protein produces the protein MLKIIKTGTLTLLLALIAFAETPKVGDRAPEFNLPAHTGKPVALKDYAGKSNLVLVFYRGYWUPYCRKQLASLATNYEKFKSAGADVLAISVDSPDKSQKMAEQLKIPYPILSDEGHKIIDTYSILDPGGKISTAAVFILDKRGIVRWSYVASDYKVRPLDDTLLEELKKIK
- a CDS encoding phosphotransferase, with translation MTAEPSIPLSETVIGLIARSLQATPERVSVERVTGDASTRAYFRARANEQSLIIALYGSPFDERLSGAERLTLLEMDNPSARLAFASDPIAYLEATALFLEAQLPVPKIIGVSGENRVIFIEDVGDARLQDWMQNRSISGVREAYQRAMQLIVKIQEATELTKQSGVICSELAFDEAKLKWELGFFFVNFVNKYLNLKLDAATSMAIQQDFKTLCADLAARPRVLTHRDYHTRNLMMKDGEMFIIDHQDARMGPASYDVASFLSDPYAAIDEAIKNDMLDYFIDLKSSSSQPLASLEAFREELHLMTVQRMVKAIGTYAYQAAVMKNEIYVSYIAPAARAALDSMHTLQRFEPLSALLEKAL